In Rhodamnia argentea isolate NSW1041297 chromosome 4, ASM2092103v1, whole genome shotgun sequence, the following proteins share a genomic window:
- the LOC115749635 gene encoding cytosolic sulfotransferase 13-like, translating to MDSTTCDFHQLLVSKPNGEVIMDEEGNDPEEIDHKDICMEWEAILPTLPKQKGWMADHLVQYQGVWLSPSGLKGVMLARHHFTCLPTDIILSTSPKAGTTWFKALLFTIMNRRIYQFSSHPLLTTNPHDLVLFIEAMFDQAPTASPVKDGISSSRLLSTHMPYSLLPNSVKTSCCRIVYVCRDPKDALISQWQYLKKLRPKEMPPLPLEEAFGLFCDGVSHFGPFWDHALGYYGASRESPQKVLVLTYEAMMTDPAFNIKRVADFVGHPLDPEEESGGVVERMVSLCSFENLSRLEVNKGGVQQFTAQFMVPNSNFFRKGQIGDWRNHLTPTMAESLNKITKERFGGPDLEFLYS from the coding sequence ATGGACTCTACGACGTGCGATTTTCACCAACTGCTCGTTTCGAAACCAAACGGAGAGGTGATAATGGACGAGGAAGGAAACGATCCAGAAGAAATTGATCACAAGGACATATGCATGGAATGGGAGGCCATACTGCCAACACTGCCCAAGCAAAAAGGGTGGATGGCCGATCATCTTGTCCAATACCAAGGAGTTTGGTTAAGTCCTTCGGGTCTAAAAGGAGTCATGCTTGCAAGACACCACTTCACGTGTTTACCTACCGACATTATCTTATCCACTTCTCCGAAAGCCGGAACCACATGGTTCAAGGCACTTCTCTTCACAATCATGAACAGAAGAATTTACCAGTTCTCCTCACACCCTCTACTTACCACCAATCCCCATGATTTAGTGCTCTTCATAGAAGCCATGTTCGATCAAGCTCCTACAGCAAGTCCCGTTAAGGACGGCATTTCATCTTCGAGGTTGCTTTCAACTCATATGCCGTACTCCTTGCTACCGAATTCCGTCAAAACCTCTTGTTGCCGAATAGTGTACGTGTGCCGTGACCCGAAAGACGCGCTCATTTCCCAATGGCAGTACCTGAAAAAACTAAGGCCAAAAGAAATGCCGCCTTTGCCGCTCGAAGAAGCGTTCGGATTGTTCTGTGATGGGGTCTCGCATTTTGGACCCTTTTGGGACCATGCCCTGGGATATTACGGGGCTAGTCGAGAGTCACCTCAGAAGGTGTTGGTATTGACTTACGAAGCCATGATGACGGATCCAGCATTCAATATCAAGAGAGTGGCTGACTTCGTTGGCCACCCTCTTGACCCGGAGGAAGAGAGTGGAGGAGTGGTGGAGAGGATGGTGAGCTTGTGTAGCTTTGAGAATTTGAGCAGGTTGGAAGTGAACAAGGGTGGGGTACAGCAATTCACTGCTCAGTTCATGGTGCCAAATAGCAATTTCTTTAGGAAAGGGCAGATTGGAGATTGGAGGAACCATCTCACTCCAACAATGGCGGAGAGTCTAAACAAGATAACCAAGGAAAGGTTTGGTGGCCCTGATTTGGAGTTTCTTTATAGCTGA